GCGCCCGGTGTCGGTGCCCACGTCCCCTCCAGAGTCTGCGGCGCGCCTGCGCGACCCACCCGCTCGGCGCGGGGCCGCCCGCCCCTCATCGCGCGATGCCGCCCGCGACCTCCTTCCGCAGCCACGCCAGCGCGGTCGTCCACGACCGCTGCACGGTCTTCGTCGACAGGTCGAGCGCGGTGGCGGTCTCTTCGAGCGTCAGACCTGCGAAGATGCGGAGCTCGACGACACGCGCGGCGCGGTCGTCGAGGCGCGCGAGCTCGGTCAGCGCGGTGTCGAGCGCGAGCAGCTCGTCGACCTCGCCCTCTGGCACGAGCGCCACGTCATCGCCGTCCGCGAGCGGCGCCACCATCTGGTCGCCGCCGCGCTTGAGGCGCTTGCGCCGGCGTGCGTGCTCGACGAGGATGCGGCGCATCGTCTGCGTCGCGACGGCGAGAAAGGCGTGACGGTCGTCGCCGACGATCTGCCGCCGCTGCAGGAGCCGCAGGTAGACCTCGTGCACGAGCGCGGTGGCCGAGAGCGTGTGGCCCGGCGACTCGCGGCTGATCTGCCGGCGCGCCGCCTGGCGCAGCTCGTCGTAGACGAGCGGCACGACGTGCTCGAGCGCGTCGCGCTCGCCGTCGCGCCAGCGCTGCAGCCACAGGGTCACGGCGCCGGGAGGCGGATCGGTCATGAAGATGCGAGGCGGATACCCGCCTGGCATCATAGCACCGCGCCTCGCGCGCCTGGCGTTGCGGTCGGAGCGCGACTTCGGCCGGCGCGCTCGACCGCGGCACGCGCCACCAGCCTCAGCGTATCTCGCGGACCTGCGTCACGAGGCGCTTTTCCCCGTCGTGCTCCAGCTTCAGGCTCGGCCTGAAGTAGAACCCCTCGGCACCGAGTCGAGCAGACGGTCGAGGAACAGGAAGAATGGCCCCGCGGCATCCCTGCCCATCCCCGACGATCACCACGTAGTGGTTCGTGGTCTTGTCCCTGTTGCGCAGCTCAGGCGGGGCGTCGTCGCTCGCGAGGAGAATGCCCACGAGCACGGGCACACCCCGGGCGAGCGTCCGCTTGAGGTGCCGCACGCCCTCGGCCGTCTCGTTCAGGTCGACGCCGCCCGCCGTGGTGTACACCTGGTAGGTCGTCGAGTCCGGCCTGTGATCGGTCGTGTCGTGACCGGCCACGAGCAGCTGGTACCTGGCGTGGTCGAAGCACTGGATCGTGTCGGGCCGGTTGGGCGGCCGGCTCGTGTCGCGCCAGCGGTCATTCCAGTGATTGTAGGCGTCGACGTGACCTGGCCCGACGAAGCCGACTCGGCGATGTCGAGCTCGATGAAGCTCACGACGTCGTAGACGCTCGACTGCGGCAGGCTGTCGCTGAGGACGGACGCCGTGCCGGTCTCCTGCAGCTTCGACAGGGGTTCACGTTCGACGCACGAGGTCTTGGTCGCCAAGGTGGACTCCTGTTCCTGAGAAACTGGGGTCAGCGCTCCGGTTGCACTGGCGCACGCGACAGAGCGCTCGATATCCGCCGCCGGCACAGCCCTCGACCCACGATCGCGAGGGCGACGAGCGCGAGCGTGCCGGGTTCGGGCACTGCGGCTGGTGGATCGTCCGGAGGCGCGGGCGGCGGGCTCTGTCCGAACCGGATGTTGTCGATGCCGATGTTGTCGTGCTGGCTGCCCGGCAGGTTGCCGAATGCGATCTCGATGAGCAGCTCGCTCGCGACGAGCGGCGCCGCGAACGCGAACGCCGTGTGGCGCGGGCCGGTGAAGTTCCCCTCGACGAGCACGGTGGTCTGCTCGAAGAGCAGCGTGGTTCCTCCGAACACGCGCACGGCGTCGATGACGTAGTCGGCATTCGGCCAGCCCGCGAGGTCGAAGCCGTACAGGCCCACGCTGAAGCCGGCATCGGCCGTCAGGCGCACGCCGAGGAAGCCCGAGTTGTTGTTCACGAAGAGCACGTTGAGGAGATCGCCGTAACCGTCTTCCCACAGGCTCACCCCCGGACCGACTGGAGAGGCCGAGCCAGAGAAGAAGTCCGCCACGACGTTCGGGGTGAAGCCCTCGCCGGCCTCGCCGTAGGTGAAGACACCGCCGGGGACGTCGACGGAAGCGCCCGTGACACGGTCGCCGTACCCGTCGGGCACGCTGGCGCCACCGAAGGTCGGCACGACCGGGCCGCCAGAGACGGCGCGGGTCTGGTCGAAGGTGAGAATGGTCGCGTC
This genomic window from Acidobacteriota bacterium contains:
- a CDS encoding sigma-70 family RNA polymerase sigma factor, whose protein sequence is MTDPPPGAVTLWLQRWRDGERDALEHVVPLVYDELRQAARRQISRESPGHTLSATALVHEVYLRLLQRRQIVGDDRHAFLAVATQTMRRILVEHARRRKRLKRGGDQMVAPLADGDDVALVPEGEVDELLALDTALTELARLDDRAARVVELRIFAGLTLEETATALDLSTKTVQRSWTTALAWLRKEVAGGIAR
- a CDS encoding PEP-CTERM sorting domain-containing protein, which translates into the protein MRLRHRNLSARTAILPVTAFVLMTAAPADATILTFDQTRAVSGGPVVPTFGGASVPDGYGDRVTGASVDVPGGVFTYGEAGEGFTPNVVADFFSGSASPVGPGVSLWEDGYGDLLNVLFVNNNSGFLGVRLTADAGFSVGLYGFDLAGWPNADYVIDAVRVFGGTTLLFEQTTVLVEGNFTGPRHTAFAFAAPLVASELLIEIAFGNLPGSQHDNIGIDNIRFGQSPPPAPPDDPPAAVPEPGTLALVALAIVGRGLCRRRISSALSRAPVQPER